In Calonectris borealis chromosome 29, bCalBor7.hap1.2, whole genome shotgun sequence, one genomic interval encodes:
- the VPS45 gene encoding vacuolar protein sorting-associated protein 45 isoform X7: protein MNAVLAVKQYVSKMIEDSGPGMKVLLMDRETTGIVSMVYTQSEILQKEVYLFERLDSANREAMKHLKAICFLRPTKENVELLIQELRRPKYSIYFIYFSNVISKSDVKSLAEADEQEVVAEVQEFYGDYIAVNPHVFSLNLLGCCQGRSWDPAQLSRTTQGLTALLLSLKKCPMIRYQLSSESAKRLAECVKQVITKEYELFDFRRTEVPPLLLILDRSDDAITPLLNQWTYQAMVHELLGINNNRIDLSRVPGISKDLREVVLSAENDEFYANNMYLNFAEIGSNIKNLMEDFQRRKPKEQQKLESIADMKAFVENYPQFKKMSGTVSKHVTVVGELSRLVGERNLLEVSEVEQELACQNDHSSALQNVRRLLQNPKVTELDAARLVMLYALHYERHSSNSLPGLMTELKNRGVSEKYRKLVSAVVEYGGKRVRGSDLFSPKDAVAITKQFLKGLKGVENVYTQHQPLLQETLDQLIKGKLKDSQYPYLGPNTLRDSGSLL, encoded by the exons aTGAACGCGGTGCTGGCCGTCAAGCAGTACGTGTCCAAGATGATCGAGGACAGCGGGCCGGGCATGAAGGTCCTCCTCATGGACCGGGAGACg ACCGGCATCGTCAGCATGGTGTACACGCAGTCCGAGATCCTGCAGAAGGAGGTGTACCTCTTCGAGCGCCTCGACTCCGCCAACAGGGAGGCCATGAAGCACCTGAAGGCCATCTGCTTCCTGCGGCCCACCAAG GAGAACGTGGAGTTGCTCATTCAGGAGCTGCGGAGGCCAAAGTACAGCATCTATTTTATTT atttcagtAACGTGATCAGTAAGAGTGATGTCAAGTCGTTGGCTGAGGCTGATGAACAGGAAGTTGTGGCTGAAGTTCAG GAGTTCTATGGCGATTACATTGCAGTGAATCCACACGTTTTTTCTCTCAACCTCTTGGGCTGCTGCCAG GGTCGCAGCTGGGATCCGGCTCAGCTGTCCAGGACAACTCAAGGGCTGACTGCGCTGCTTTTGTCTCTGAAGAAATGCCCCATGATTCGGTACCAGCTCTCTTCTGAGTCGGCAAAGAGGCTTGCTGAATGCGTGAAG CAAGTAATCACTAAAGAGTACGAGCTGTTTGACTTTCGGCGCACTGAGGTTCCTCCTTTACTTCTCATTCTGGACCGGTCTGACGATGCCATCACCCCACTTCTGAACCAG TGGACGTACCAGGCTATGGTTCACGAATTGCTGGGGATTAACAACAACCGCATCGACCTCTCTCGGGTACCGGGGATAAGCAAGGATCTCCGAGAGGTGGTCCTGTCTGCCGAGAACGACGAGTTCTACGCCAAC AACATGTACCTGAACTTTGCAGAGATTGGCAGTAACATCAAGAATCTTATGGAGGATTTCCAGAGGAGGAAACCTaaggagcagcagaagctggaaTCCATAGCAGATATGAAG GCGTTTGTGGAGAATTACCCGCAGTTCAAGAAGATGTCAGGCACGGTATCGAAGCACGTGACGGTGGTGGGAGAGCTCTCTCGCCTGGTTGGTGAGCGGAACCTGCTGGAGGTGTCTGAAGTGGAGCAGGAACTGGCCTGCCAGAATGACCATTCCAGCGCTCTCCAG AACGTGCGTCGCCTCCTGCAGAACCCCAAGGTGACAGAGCTTGACGCTGCCCGGCTGGTGATGCTTTATGCCCTGCACTACGAGCGGCACAGCAGCAATAGCCTGCCAGGGCTGATGACAGAGCTGAAGAACAGGGGGGTGTCAGAGAAATACCGGAAG CTAGTGTCTGCTGTTGTGGAGTATGGAGGGAAACGGGTCCGGGGCAGCGACCTGTTCAGTCCCAAGGATGCTGTAGCCATCACCAAACAGTTCCTCAAAGGACTGAAG GGTGTTGAGAATGTGTATACGCAACACCAGCCTCTCCTTCAAGAAACACTAGATCAGCTCATCAAAGGAAAACTCAAGGACAGCCAGTACCCCTACCTGGGTCCCAACACTCTCCGTGACAG TGGCAGTCTCCTTTGA
- the VPS45 gene encoding vacuolar protein sorting-associated protein 45 isoform X1, which produces MNAVLAVKQYVSKMIEDSGPGMKVLLMDRETTGIVSMVYTQSEILQKEVYLFERLDSANREAMKHLKAICFLRPTKENVELLIQELRRPKYSIYFIYFSNVISKSDVKSLAEADEQEVVAEVQEFYGDYIAVNPHVFSLNLLGCCQGRSWDPAQLSRTTQGLTALLLSLKKCPMIRYQLSSESAKRLAECVKQVITKEYELFDFRRTEVPPLLLILDRSDDAITPLLNQWTYQAMVHELLGINNNRIDLSRVPGISKDLREVVLSAENDEFYANNMYLNFAEIGSNIKNLMEDFQRRKPKEQQKLESIADMKAFVENYPQFKKMSGTVSKHVTVVGELSRLVGERNLLEVSEVEQELACQNDHSSALQNVRRLLQNPKVTELDAARLVMLYALHYERHSSNSLPGLMTELKNRGVSEKYRKLVSAVVEYGGKRVRGSDLFSPKDAVAITKQFLKGLKGVENVYTQHQPLLQETLDQLIKGKLKDSQYPYLGPNTLRDRAFVPTRPTGPDGAYLRRLESTSYKIKFVIGPQDSSVTATLLKTKHGSSTFCMNQATTYEIAAGEGMLLPGDPDGTRLIPCLSQMTTITYLPIQKSCKVTLSESPSRFRLKRGT; this is translated from the exons aTGAACGCGGTGCTGGCCGTCAAGCAGTACGTGTCCAAGATGATCGAGGACAGCGGGCCGGGCATGAAGGTCCTCCTCATGGACCGGGAGACg ACCGGCATCGTCAGCATGGTGTACACGCAGTCCGAGATCCTGCAGAAGGAGGTGTACCTCTTCGAGCGCCTCGACTCCGCCAACAGGGAGGCCATGAAGCACCTGAAGGCCATCTGCTTCCTGCGGCCCACCAAG GAGAACGTGGAGTTGCTCATTCAGGAGCTGCGGAGGCCAAAGTACAGCATCTATTTTATTT atttcagtAACGTGATCAGTAAGAGTGATGTCAAGTCGTTGGCTGAGGCTGATGAACAGGAAGTTGTGGCTGAAGTTCAG GAGTTCTATGGCGATTACATTGCAGTGAATCCACACGTTTTTTCTCTCAACCTCTTGGGCTGCTGCCAG GGTCGCAGCTGGGATCCGGCTCAGCTGTCCAGGACAACTCAAGGGCTGACTGCGCTGCTTTTGTCTCTGAAGAAATGCCCCATGATTCGGTACCAGCTCTCTTCTGAGTCGGCAAAGAGGCTTGCTGAATGCGTGAAG CAAGTAATCACTAAAGAGTACGAGCTGTTTGACTTTCGGCGCACTGAGGTTCCTCCTTTACTTCTCATTCTGGACCGGTCTGACGATGCCATCACCCCACTTCTGAACCAG TGGACGTACCAGGCTATGGTTCACGAATTGCTGGGGATTAACAACAACCGCATCGACCTCTCTCGGGTACCGGGGATAAGCAAGGATCTCCGAGAGGTGGTCCTGTCTGCCGAGAACGACGAGTTCTACGCCAAC AACATGTACCTGAACTTTGCAGAGATTGGCAGTAACATCAAGAATCTTATGGAGGATTTCCAGAGGAGGAAACCTaaggagcagcagaagctggaaTCCATAGCAGATATGAAG GCGTTTGTGGAGAATTACCCGCAGTTCAAGAAGATGTCAGGCACGGTATCGAAGCACGTGACGGTGGTGGGAGAGCTCTCTCGCCTGGTTGGTGAGCGGAACCTGCTGGAGGTGTCTGAAGTGGAGCAGGAACTGGCCTGCCAGAATGACCATTCCAGCGCTCTCCAG AACGTGCGTCGCCTCCTGCAGAACCCCAAGGTGACAGAGCTTGACGCTGCCCGGCTGGTGATGCTTTATGCCCTGCACTACGAGCGGCACAGCAGCAATAGCCTGCCAGGGCTGATGACAGAGCTGAAGAACAGGGGGGTGTCAGAGAAATACCGGAAG CTAGTGTCTGCTGTTGTGGAGTATGGAGGGAAACGGGTCCGGGGCAGCGACCTGTTCAGTCCCAAGGATGCTGTAGCCATCACCAAACAGTTCCTCAAAGGACTGAAG GGTGTTGAGAATGTGTATACGCAACACCAGCCTCTCCTTCAAGAAACACTAGATCAGCTCATCAAAGGAAAACTCAAGGACAGCCAGTACCCCTACCTGGGTCCCAACACTCTCCGTGACAG GGCATTTGTCCCCACCCGACCAACTGGGCCTGACGGTGCTTACCTAAGACGGCTGGAGTCCACCTCTTACAAAATCAAGTTTGTAATCGGACCACAGGACAGCTCCGTCACTGCTACGCTTCTTAAAACCAAACACGGGTCCTCAACGTTTTGCATGAACCAGGCAACGACCTATGAAATAGCAGCAGGAGAAGGCATGCTGCTCCCTGGGGATCCAGATGGGACTCGGCTCATTCCGTGTCTCTCTCAAATGACCACAATTACTTATCTGCCTATTCAAAAATCTTGCAAAGTTACCTTGTCTGAAAGCCCATCAAGGTTCAGACTTAAACGTGGAACGTGA
- the VPS45 gene encoding vacuolar protein sorting-associated protein 45 isoform X6, whose product MNAVLAVKQYVSKMIEDSGPGMKVLLMDRETTGIVSMVYTQSEILQKEVYLFERLDSANREAMKHLKAICFLRPTKENVELLIQELRRPKYSIYFIYFSNVISKSDVKSLAEADEQEVVAEVQEFYGDYIAVNPHVFSLNLLGCCQGRSWDPAQLSRTTQGLTALLLSLKKCPMIRYQLSSESAKRLAECVKQVITKEYELFDFRRTEVPPLLLILDRSDDAITPLLNQWTYQAMVHELLGINNNRIDLSRVPGISKDLREVVLSAENDEFYANNMYLNFAEIGSNIKNLMEDFQRRKPKEQQKLESIADMKAFVENYPQFKKMSGTVSKHVTVVGELSRLVGERNLLEVSEVEQELACQNDHSSALQNVRRLLQNPKVTELDAARLVMLYALHYERHSSNSLPGLMTELKNRGVSEKYRKLVSAVVEYGGKRVRGSDLFSPKDAVAITKQFLKGLKGVENVYTQHQPLLQETLDQLIKGKLKDSQYPYLGPNTLRDRPQDIIVFIIGGATYEEALTVYNLNRTNPGVRIVLGGTTIHNTKR is encoded by the exons aTGAACGCGGTGCTGGCCGTCAAGCAGTACGTGTCCAAGATGATCGAGGACAGCGGGCCGGGCATGAAGGTCCTCCTCATGGACCGGGAGACg ACCGGCATCGTCAGCATGGTGTACACGCAGTCCGAGATCCTGCAGAAGGAGGTGTACCTCTTCGAGCGCCTCGACTCCGCCAACAGGGAGGCCATGAAGCACCTGAAGGCCATCTGCTTCCTGCGGCCCACCAAG GAGAACGTGGAGTTGCTCATTCAGGAGCTGCGGAGGCCAAAGTACAGCATCTATTTTATTT atttcagtAACGTGATCAGTAAGAGTGATGTCAAGTCGTTGGCTGAGGCTGATGAACAGGAAGTTGTGGCTGAAGTTCAG GAGTTCTATGGCGATTACATTGCAGTGAATCCACACGTTTTTTCTCTCAACCTCTTGGGCTGCTGCCAG GGTCGCAGCTGGGATCCGGCTCAGCTGTCCAGGACAACTCAAGGGCTGACTGCGCTGCTTTTGTCTCTGAAGAAATGCCCCATGATTCGGTACCAGCTCTCTTCTGAGTCGGCAAAGAGGCTTGCTGAATGCGTGAAG CAAGTAATCACTAAAGAGTACGAGCTGTTTGACTTTCGGCGCACTGAGGTTCCTCCTTTACTTCTCATTCTGGACCGGTCTGACGATGCCATCACCCCACTTCTGAACCAG TGGACGTACCAGGCTATGGTTCACGAATTGCTGGGGATTAACAACAACCGCATCGACCTCTCTCGGGTACCGGGGATAAGCAAGGATCTCCGAGAGGTGGTCCTGTCTGCCGAGAACGACGAGTTCTACGCCAAC AACATGTACCTGAACTTTGCAGAGATTGGCAGTAACATCAAGAATCTTATGGAGGATTTCCAGAGGAGGAAACCTaaggagcagcagaagctggaaTCCATAGCAGATATGAAG GCGTTTGTGGAGAATTACCCGCAGTTCAAGAAGATGTCAGGCACGGTATCGAAGCACGTGACGGTGGTGGGAGAGCTCTCTCGCCTGGTTGGTGAGCGGAACCTGCTGGAGGTGTCTGAAGTGGAGCAGGAACTGGCCTGCCAGAATGACCATTCCAGCGCTCTCCAG AACGTGCGTCGCCTCCTGCAGAACCCCAAGGTGACAGAGCTTGACGCTGCCCGGCTGGTGATGCTTTATGCCCTGCACTACGAGCGGCACAGCAGCAATAGCCTGCCAGGGCTGATGACAGAGCTGAAGAACAGGGGGGTGTCAGAGAAATACCGGAAG CTAGTGTCTGCTGTTGTGGAGTATGGAGGGAAACGGGTCCGGGGCAGCGACCTGTTCAGTCCCAAGGATGCTGTAGCCATCACCAAACAGTTCCTCAAAGGACTGAAG GGTGTTGAGAATGTGTATACGCAACACCAGCCTCTCCTTCAAGAAACACTAGATCAGCTCATCAAAGGAAAACTCAAGGACAGCCAGTACCCCTACCTGGGTCCCAACACTCTCCGTGACAG